The stretch of DNA TCTCTGTCTCGTTGAAAAGGTGATCGCATAGTATTCACAGCTTCATGGAATAATCTACCACGGCTTGTTTGCGGGTTAGCACTATAGACCGCTCGAGATTGGTAATTGAAATTGATATTGTTTATATCCATTGCAAGCTGTCCATTCTCATCCTAAATTAGGATTGGTTTATAATTAATAAACTTTTCTTGAGTTGGGGATACTCTTTCTTGATAGTTTAATGCAAGGATATATAAGATGGGTGTGAATATTTCAGATGTTGCTGCCAAACGGATTGCACAGATACTTTTGAATGAACCCGATAAAATAGGATTACGTATTTCTGTTGAAGGTGGTGGGTGTTCGGGTTTTTCTTATAAATATAATTTGGTTTCTGAAATGAGCGAAGATGACCTCATTCTTAAAAAAGATGGGGCGATTGTCTTTATTGATTCACTATCACTTCCCTTCATGGAAGGAGCTGAAATTGATTTTGTTGATGATCTTATGGGACAGTCTTTTCAAATTCATAATCCTAATGCTGTTTCATCATGCGGTTGCGGTGTAAGTTTTTCAATTTAGAATAGTGGTTTTGTGATATTGCTTCTTGAAAAGATTATTACTTTGGTCAACAATGCAAAAATGGGAACTATTACGAAAATATTAGGCCGGTGTGTGTGGTTATGTGTGGCGCTTATCCTATTATTTTTTAATGATTGTGCGTTTTCAGAAGAGGGGAGAGAGCAATATTATTCACAAAAACAATCAACAAATATTATTTTAAAATCTCAAGATCACGAAAAAGAGGATTTAGTTTCTCAGTCTAGACTCATATTGCATGCTCGCTTAAAAAACAGCAATGAAGATATTGTGAAGGGGCTCGTATGGCGGATTTATGCCCCTATCTTAGGGGTTGATAATAAATTACCATTGATTGCAACTTATGAAGGAGGGAGCGCGCGTTTTGATTTAGAACCAGGGAGTTATCTTATTCATCTCTCATTTGGTCACGTTGGTGCGGTAGATCATGTAAATTTAGAAAGTGGGCAAAGTCTTGTTAAAAATTTTAATCTTGATGCTGGGGGGGTTATTTTAAATGCTACACTGTTGAATGGCACAATCAATGAAAAGGAGCTCCATTTCACTATCTATGAAGATGAAAAAGAAAATGATGATACTGGCGTAATTTTATCAAATGTTAAACCTCAGTCAATTGTGCGTTTGAAAGCTGGGCACTATCATGTTGCTTCGCATTATGGTTCTATTAATGCTATTGTTCGTTCGGATATCCAAGTGGATGCGGGTAAAATTACAGAAGTTATTCTTGAACATCAAGCGGCTCAAATTGTTTTAAAGTTGGTACGGCAAGAAGGAGGGGAAGCGCTTGCAGATACAAGTTGGTCTATTACAAATGATTCTGGTGATATCATTTACGAAACAGTTGGTGCTTATGTTTCGCTCGTGTTAGTGGAGGGGGAGTATATTGCGATTGCTAAAAATAAAGATAAAATTTATCAAAGGGTTTTTTCAGTTGTTTCTGGCCATGATGAAGACATAAGTGTTGTGGCGGATGCGCAAAATATGCAAAAAATTGATGAAGAAATGGATTGATAATTGTGCGTGGATATGACTGGTAATGGGAAGCGGATAGAGATTTGGTTGTAGAAATTTCAACAGTTGGTGTATTTTTTGCTGGTGCATTATCTTTTTTATCACCATGTGTCTTGCCGTTAGTTCCTCCTTATTTGTGCTATATGGCAGGGATTGGTATTAACGATTTTCGTTCAGAAAAGCAGAATGAGAAAGTATTTATACGGCGGGCGCTTTTATCTTCTGTTATTGCTTTTGTGCTAGGTTTTACAACCGTTTTTGTTGCTTTAGGTGCTAGTGCAAGCACAATCGGTAAGTTCATTGGTTATTATCGTGATTGGTTTGCTCTTGCTGCTGGTGTTATCATTATTATTTTTGGTTTAAATTTTTTGGGTTTTTTTAAGATTGCTTTTTTGTTTCGTGAAGCGCGTTTTCAAACACGCAATACGCCTGCTGGACCTTTAGGAGCTTACATTATTGGTTTAGCTTTTGCATTTGGTTGGACACCGTGTATTGGTCCGATTTTAGGACCTGTCATAACTCTTGCTGGAACAAAAGAAACTGTAGGCGAGGGTGCTGTCCTTTTAGGGATTTATGCGTTAGGTCTTGGCGTGCCTTTCGTGCTGGCGGCTTTATTTTCAAGCAGTTTTATGAAATTTTTGGGAGCTTTTCGTATTCATTTAGGAAAAGTTGAAAAAGTTATTGGAATTTTTTTGGTTGTCACGGGTATTTTGTTTTTGACAGGTTCTATGCAGGATCTTTCATTTTGGCTTTTGGAACATTATCCTTCGTTGAATGATATTGAAGGCATTCGTTGGCATGATATTGTGCATTTTTTTGGATTTTCTCGTTAGTTTTATGTGGTTTTATGGTTAGAAATTGTCTTTCTATTATTCTTGCAGCAGGTGAAGGGACGCGTATGAAGTCGTCTCTTCCTAAAGTGCTTCATAAAATTGCTGGTTTGCCCCTTATAGGACACGTCATAAAACAAATAGAATTGGTA from Bartonella taylorii encodes:
- a CDS encoding cytochrome c biogenesis CcdA family protein; its protein translation is MVVEISTVGVFFAGALSFLSPCVLPLVPPYLCYMAGIGINDFRSEKQNEKVFIRRALLSSVIAFVLGFTTVFVALGASASTIGKFIGYYRDWFALAAGVIIIIFGLNFLGFFKIAFLFREARFQTRNTPAGPLGAYIIGLAFAFGWTPCIGPILGPVITLAGTKETVGEGAVLLGIYALGLGVPFVLAALFSSSFMKFLGAFRIHLGKVEKVIGIFLVVTGILFLTGSMQDLSFWLLEHYPSLNDIEGIRWHDIVHFFGFSR
- a CDS encoding HesB/IscA family protein — its product is MGVNISDVAAKRIAQILLNEPDKIGLRISVEGGGCSGFSYKYNLVSEMSEDDLILKKDGAIVFIDSLSLPFMEGAEIDFVDDLMGQSFQIHNPNAVSSCGCGVSFSI